Proteins encoded together in one Microbacterium sp. ABRD28 window:
- a CDS encoding Ppx/GppA phosphatase family protein, with amino-acid sequence MRLGVLDIGSNTVHLLVADVQPGGRPLGTTSRRTVLRLMRYLAPDGSITEEGVTALIDAVAEARKVAADENVEELLATATSAVREAANGPEVIARLESALGAPLQVLGGEAEARYTFLAVRRWFGWSAGQILLFDIGGGSLEIAAGSDELPEAAASVPLGAGRMTVQFMPDDPPGGDAVEGLRAHAKATLEPVIGRFRSLDKPDHVVGSSKAIRSLAKLAGYPAPGWTGSERMLLPRASLASWIPRLARIPAAARQELPGITADRTFQIVAAAVVLDTAMAMLKIDELEISPWALREGVLLRYIESLSWSTAPTGGDGV; translated from the coding sequence GTGCGCCTCGGAGTCCTCGACATCGGCTCGAACACCGTCCACCTGCTGGTCGCCGACGTCCAGCCTGGGGGCCGGCCGCTCGGCACGACCAGCCGGCGCACTGTGCTGCGCCTCATGCGCTACCTCGCCCCCGACGGCTCCATCACCGAGGAGGGCGTGACGGCGCTCATCGACGCCGTGGCCGAGGCACGAAAGGTCGCCGCCGACGAGAACGTCGAAGAGCTCCTGGCCACCGCCACCTCCGCCGTCCGCGAGGCGGCGAACGGTCCCGAGGTCATCGCGCGTCTGGAGTCCGCGCTCGGCGCGCCGCTGCAGGTGCTCGGCGGCGAGGCCGAGGCCCGGTACACCTTCCTCGCCGTCCGGCGCTGGTTCGGCTGGTCGGCCGGGCAGATCCTGCTCTTCGACATCGGCGGCGGTTCGCTCGAGATCGCGGCCGGATCCGACGAACTGCCCGAAGCCGCGGCATCCGTCCCGCTGGGTGCCGGACGGATGACGGTGCAGTTCATGCCCGACGACCCGCCCGGCGGGGACGCCGTCGAGGGCCTGCGCGCCCATGCGAAGGCCACCCTCGAGCCGGTGATCGGTCGCTTCCGCTCCCTCGACAAGCCCGATCACGTGGTGGGGTCGTCGAAGGCGATCCGCTCGCTGGCGAAGCTCGCCGGCTACCCCGCCCCCGGCTGGACAGGAAGCGAACGGATGCTGCTCCCCCGCGCCTCGCTGGCGTCGTGGATCCCGCGGCTCGCCCGCATCCCCGCAGCCGCACGGCAGGAGCTTCCCGGCATCACCGCCGACCGCACGTTCCAGATCGTCGCGGCCGCGGTCGTGCTCGACACCGCGATGGCGATGCTGAAGATCGATGAGCTCGAGATCTCGCCCTGGGCCCTCCGCGAGGGCGTGCTGCTGCGCTACATCGAGTCGCTGTCGTGGAGCACGGCCCCTACCGGCGGCGACGGCGTCTGA
- the glmM gene encoding phosphoglucosamine mutase produces MPLFGTDGVRGLANGPLTADLALTLAQATAVVLGQGRTAEARRAAGKRLSAVVARDPRVSGEFLSAAVQAGLASSGVDVFDAGVLPTPAAAFLIADIDADFGVMVSASHNPAPDNGIKIFARGGVKLPDIVEQRIESAMEWDKLQPTGAGVGRIRRFADAEDRYVVHLLGSLEHRLDGIHVVLDCAHGAASGVSPETFRDAGARVTVIGADPDGLNINDGVGSTHLSQLAAAVRDAGADLGIAHDGDADRCLAVDAEGNVIDGDQIMAILAVAMKQRGALARDTLVATVMSNLGLHRAMADHGIRVLQTAVGDRYVLEAMNEGGYSLGGEQSGHVIMSRFATTGDGLLTGLQLVSEMARTGKSLAELASIMTVYPQILVNVKDVDRSRAADDEGVQAAVAAVAAELGDSGRVLLRPSGTEQLVRVMVEAADEVTARRHAEQLAEVVRERLAL; encoded by the coding sequence ATGCCGCTCTTTGGCACGGACGGGGTGCGGGGGCTGGCCAACGGCCCCCTCACCGCCGATCTCGCACTCACCCTGGCCCAGGCGACCGCGGTCGTCCTGGGCCAGGGCCGCACTGCCGAGGCGCGTCGCGCCGCCGGCAAGCGCCTTTCCGCCGTGGTCGCCCGCGACCCGCGCGTCTCGGGAGAGTTCCTCTCCGCGGCCGTTCAGGCCGGGCTCGCGTCATCCGGAGTCGACGTCTTCGATGCCGGTGTGCTGCCCACGCCCGCCGCGGCGTTTCTCATCGCCGACATCGACGCCGACTTCGGTGTGATGGTCTCGGCGTCGCACAACCCCGCGCCCGACAACGGCATCAAGATCTTCGCCCGCGGCGGTGTGAAGCTGCCCGACATCGTCGAGCAGCGCATCGAGTCGGCGATGGAGTGGGACAAGCTCCAGCCCACCGGCGCCGGCGTCGGCCGCATCCGCCGGTTCGCCGACGCCGAGGACCGCTACGTGGTGCACCTGCTGGGCTCGCTCGAGCACCGCCTCGACGGCATCCACGTCGTGCTCGACTGCGCGCACGGCGCGGCTTCGGGGGTCTCGCCCGAGACGTTCCGCGACGCCGGTGCCCGCGTCACCGTCATCGGCGCCGACCCCGACGGACTCAACATCAACGACGGCGTGGGCTCGACGCACCTGTCACAGCTCGCTGCGGCTGTCCGCGACGCCGGGGCCGACCTCGGCATCGCGCACGACGGCGACGCCGACCGCTGCCTCGCCGTCGACGCCGAGGGCAACGTCATCGACGGCGATCAGATCATGGCGATCCTCGCGGTGGCGATGAAGCAGCGCGGCGCGCTCGCGCGTGACACGCTCGTGGCGACCGTGATGAGCAACCTCGGCCTGCATCGCGCGATGGCCGACCACGGCATCCGTGTGCTGCAGACCGCCGTCGGCGACCGGTACGTGCTCGAGGCGATGAACGAGGGTGGCTACTCGCTCGGCGGAGAGCAGTCGGGCCACGTCATCATGAGCCGTTTCGCCACGACCGGCGACGGTCTCCTCACCGGCCTGCAGCTGGTGTCGGAGATGGCCCGGACCGGGAAGTCCCTCGCCGAGCTCGCGTCGATTATGACGGTCTACCCGCAGATCCTCGTGAACGTGAAGGATGTCGACCGATCGCGCGCCGCGGACGACGAGGGCGTGCAGGCGGCCGTGGCCGCGGTGGCCGCCGAACTCGGCGACTCGGGCCGCGTGCTCCTGCGCCCGAGCGGCACGGAACAGCTCGTGCGCGTGATGGTCGAGGCCGCCGACGAGGTGACCGCGCGACGGCACGCCGAACAGCTCGCCGAGGTCGTGCGGGAGCGCCTGGCGCTCTAG
- a CDS encoding M23 family metallopeptidase codes for MTRVILALYRVRGVLYYPAAAVLVLLALSAALFRDVEAPAVRAVVAALGVLALPAVVVAVLCVLLSVLAPRLLPERERMTLAPPVRGRWLAVNSPATKVPSHGVRAWGQAYAIDLVSEPTDGARPAFGEGPAMRPPEDYPAFGAPVFAMIDGTVVRRVDGMRDHRSRSSLLAFVYMMVEGMLRELGGARFILGNHVVIRGEGGVCAVVAHLQRGSVAVKVGDRVRAGDVIARCGNSGNTSEPHVHAQLMDRASAWTGQGVPMAFAVDGSAELPADGEHLVVAG; via the coding sequence GTGACCCGCGTCATCCTCGCCCTCTATCGCGTTCGGGGCGTCCTCTACTATCCGGCCGCCGCAGTGCTCGTCCTCCTGGCACTGTCGGCCGCGCTCTTCCGCGACGTCGAGGCGCCGGCGGTGCGTGCCGTCGTCGCGGCGCTGGGGGTGCTCGCGCTCCCGGCGGTGGTCGTCGCGGTGCTGTGCGTCCTCCTCTCGGTGCTGGCGCCGCGTCTTCTTCCCGAACGGGAGCGGATGACGTTGGCCCCGCCCGTCCGCGGACGTTGGCTGGCGGTCAACAGCCCCGCCACCAAAGTGCCGAGCCATGGCGTTCGCGCGTGGGGGCAGGCGTACGCGATCGACCTGGTGAGCGAGCCGACCGACGGTGCACGCCCCGCCTTCGGCGAGGGACCTGCCATGCGCCCGCCTGAGGACTACCCCGCATTCGGTGCGCCGGTGTTCGCGATGATCGACGGCACCGTGGTGCGGCGCGTCGACGGCATGCGCGACCACCGGTCTCGATCGAGCCTGCTCGCCTTCGTCTACATGATGGTCGAGGGGATGCTGCGAGAACTCGGCGGTGCGCGCTTCATCCTCGGCAACCACGTCGTCATCCGCGGCGAAGGTGGCGTGTGCGCGGTCGTCGCGCATCTGCAGCGCGGATCGGTCGCCGTGAAGGTGGGCGACCGGGTGCGCGCGGGCGACGTGATCGCCCGGTGCGGCAATTCCGGAAACACCAGCGAGCCGCACGTGCACGCTCAGCTCATGGACCGTGCGTCGGCGTGGACGGGGCAGGGTGTGCCCATGGCGTTCGCCGTCGATGGATCGGCAGAGCTGCCCGCCGACGGCGAGCACCTGGTGGTCGCCGGGTAA
- the rpsI gene encoding 30S ribosomal protein S9: protein MAKISDSIDTDSNFSTETPVDTDAAAVERPVLSVPGSAVGRRKQAIARVRLIPGSGTITVNGRTFEDYFPNKLHQQLITDPFTVLNLTGAYDVIVRISGGGPSGQAGALRLGIARALNEIDAENNRPTLKKAGFLSRDARVIERKKAGLKKARKAPQYSKR from the coding sequence GTGGCGAAGATCTCCGACTCCATCGACACCGACTCCAACTTCTCGACCGAGACCCCGGTCGACACCGACGCCGCAGCCGTCGAGCGCCCCGTGCTCTCGGTCCCCGGCTCGGCCGTGGGCCGCCGCAAGCAGGCCATCGCCCGCGTGCGCCTCATCCCGGGCTCGGGCACCATCACGGTCAACGGCCGCACGTTCGAGGACTACTTCCCGAACAAGCTCCACCAGCAGCTGATCACCGACCCCTTCACGGTGCTGAACCTCACCGGTGCGTACGACGTCATCGTCCGCATCTCGGGTGGTGGCCCCTCGGGTCAGGCCGGCGCGCTGCGCCTCGGCATCGCTCGTGCGCTCAACGAGATCGACGCCGAGAACAACCGCCCCACCCTGAAGAAGGCCGGCTTCCTCTCGCGCGACGCCCGCGTCATCGAGCGCAAGAAGGCGGGTCTGAAGAAGGCCCGCAAGGCTCCGCAGTACTCCAAGCGCTGA
- a CDS encoding cupin domain-containing protein gives MTRHASLRHAVLATTVAALTLLLGGCAAEATATSVTVDAPTLSVEATPEASVVPAVSAVDVAAGEIDEAVEVAVAPGAEGVGVTFREITLQPGAGTGEHCHAGQLIAVVKEGALTHYAPTHPDGVRVYEAGEAIIEGAEYVHQGVNEGDIPVVLWVTYVIPEGEPLAETDLANCG, from the coding sequence GTGACCCGACACGCCTCGCTCCGCCACGCTGTCCTCGCGACGACCGTCGCCGCCCTGACCCTCCTGCTCGGAGGCTGCGCTGCCGAGGCAACCGCCACCTCGGTCACGGTCGACGCGCCGACCCTGTCGGTGGAGGCGACCCCCGAGGCATCCGTCGTCCCCGCCGTTTCGGCGGTCGACGTCGCCGCCGGAGAGATCGACGAAGCGGTGGAGGTCGCCGTCGCGCCCGGCGCGGAAGGTGTGGGGGTGACGTTCCGCGAGATCACGCTGCAGCCGGGCGCCGGCACGGGCGAGCATTGTCACGCCGGCCAGCTGATCGCGGTGGTCAAGGAGGGCGCGCTCACCCACTACGCCCCGACCCACCCCGACGGCGTGCGCGTCTACGAGGCCGGCGAGGCGATCATCGAGGGCGCCGAATACGTGCACCAGGGCGTCAACGAGGGCGACATCCCCGTCGTGCTGTGGGTGACGTACGTGATTCCCGAGGGGGAGCCGCTGGCCGAGACCGACCTGGCCAACTGCGGCTGA
- a CDS encoding BCCT family transporter, which yields MADTRKAMTADPARRSTIERWVFWPAATIALAFSAFALLAPDLAEASFGAIQTSIVNAFNWYYVLIAAFFVAFALFLGFSRFGDIRLGRDDDEPEFSLGAWFSLLFAAGMGIGLVFYGVSEPLSHFVSPRPGVTGTPEQLAQAALSQTYLHWGVQAWSIYVIVGLSLAYAIHRRKRPISIRWALEPLLGDRVRGGWGNAIDAIALVGTLFGVATSLGLGVLQISAGLDFAGLVEPSEPIQLAIIGVISVLVLISVLSGVTRGMKWLSSFNLILAGILVLYLLVFGQTEFLLREWVQSIGNYIQNFVGLSFNVTAFQGEAGESWQASWTSFYWGWWIAWAPFVGIFIARISRGRTVRQFVMGVIIVPTLVTLLWFAVLGGSAIYLELTQPGSLTAADGSVDVNTALFQLLQFLPGTPVLTAGVLLLITIFFVTSADSGALVMGMIATGGDINPKRWVRVFFTLTTAVLAGALLVTGGLQALQTAAIIIALPFSVVMLMMCWSTVVAFSRERRAYERAARTQFVDQIGEYYGLEVEESSSGGVVREPSWLRRVSSRLTGRPVAAGEVSENGVEKSDAAEPADDDHVHLARSEN from the coding sequence ATGGCTGACACCCGAAAGGCCATGACGGCCGACCCCGCCCGGCGCTCGACCATCGAACGATGGGTCTTCTGGCCCGCTGCAACGATCGCCCTGGCCTTCAGTGCCTTCGCGCTTCTCGCCCCCGATCTTGCGGAGGCGTCGTTCGGCGCCATCCAGACGAGCATCGTCAACGCCTTCAACTGGTACTACGTGCTGATCGCGGCCTTCTTCGTCGCGTTCGCGCTCTTTCTCGGATTCAGCCGGTTCGGCGACATCCGCCTCGGTCGCGACGACGATGAGCCGGAGTTCTCCCTCGGCGCCTGGTTCTCGCTTCTCTTCGCCGCCGGGATGGGAATCGGGCTGGTGTTCTACGGGGTGAGCGAACCCCTCAGCCACTTCGTCTCACCCCGGCCCGGCGTCACTGGCACCCCTGAACAGCTCGCGCAGGCCGCCCTCAGCCAGACCTACCTCCACTGGGGCGTGCAGGCCTGGTCGATCTATGTGATCGTCGGGCTGAGCCTCGCCTACGCGATCCACCGCCGCAAGCGCCCGATCTCCATCCGATGGGCCCTCGAGCCGCTTCTCGGCGACCGGGTGCGCGGCGGCTGGGGGAACGCGATCGACGCCATCGCCCTCGTCGGCACCCTCTTCGGCGTCGCCACCTCGCTCGGCCTCGGTGTGCTGCAGATCTCCGCCGGCCTCGACTTCGCCGGCCTGGTCGAACCGAGTGAGCCGATCCAGCTCGCCATCATCGGCGTCATCTCGGTGCTCGTGCTCATCTCGGTGCTCTCGGGCGTCACCCGGGGAATGAAGTGGCTGTCGTCGTTCAACCTCATCCTCGCCGGCATCCTCGTTCTCTATCTGCTCGTCTTCGGGCAGACCGAGTTCCTGCTGCGCGAGTGGGTGCAGTCGATCGGCAACTACATCCAGAACTTCGTCGGACTGTCGTTCAACGTCACCGCCTTCCAGGGCGAGGCGGGCGAGTCGTGGCAGGCCAGCTGGACCTCCTTCTACTGGGGCTGGTGGATCGCCTGGGCGCCGTTCGTCGGCATCTTCATCGCCCGCATCTCGCGAGGCCGAACCGTGCGTCAGTTCGTGATGGGCGTCATCATCGTGCCGACGCTCGTGACGCTGCTGTGGTTCGCCGTCCTCGGCGGGTCGGCGATCTACCTCGAACTCACTCAGCCGGGATCGCTCACCGCGGCCGACGGCTCGGTCGATGTCAACACCGCGCTGTTCCAGCTGCTGCAGTTCCTCCCCGGCACCCCGGTGCTCACCGCGGGTGTGCTGCTGCTGATCACGATCTTCTTCGTCACCTCGGCCGACTCCGGAGCCCTCGTCATGGGCATGATCGCCACCGGCGGCGACATCAACCCGAAGCGCTGGGTGCGGGTGTTCTTCACCCTCACCACCGCCGTCCTCGCAGGCGCGCTGCTCGTGACCGGAGGCCTGCAGGCCCTCCAGACCGCGGCGATCATCATCGCGCTGCCCTTCAGCGTCGTGATGCTCATGATGTGCTGGTCGACCGTCGTCGCCTTCAGTCGCGAGCGGCGGGCCTACGAGCGCGCAGCGCGCACGCAATTCGTCGACCAGATCGGCGAGTACTACGGCCTCGAGGTCGAAGAATCCTCTTCGGGGGGCGTCGTCCGCGAGCCGTCGTGGCTCCGGCGCGTCTCGTCGCGGCTCACCGGCCGTCCCGTCGCGGCCGGCGAGGTCTCCGAGAACGGTGTGGAGAAATCGGACGCCGCGGAGCCGGCCGATGACGACCATGTTCACCTCGCGCGCAGCGAGAACTGA
- a CDS encoding sigma-70 family RNA polymerase sigma factor, whose amino-acid sequence MGDEDGDDWMRVLAGDADALRPLLARHGPRLFRHASRFLSTREDAKDAVTIAFFELWRHRRTVRLVDGSPLPWLVNAVTNSARNLERSARRYRTLLDRAEPRRDTIDPIETIDQTGALAALDRLTARERSVMVLTVLAGFTEREAATALGVPVGTVKSRLARAKTRLRGELAHLQEA is encoded by the coding sequence ATGGGCGATGAAGACGGCGATGACTGGATGCGTGTGCTCGCTGGGGACGCGGACGCGCTGCGTCCTCTCCTCGCGCGCCACGGCCCGCGGCTCTTCCGGCACGCATCGCGCTTCCTGAGCACACGCGAAGACGCGAAGGACGCCGTCACGATCGCCTTCTTCGAGTTGTGGCGGCACCGCCGGACCGTGCGCCTCGTCGACGGATCCCCGCTTCCGTGGCTTGTGAATGCCGTCACGAACTCGGCTCGCAACCTCGAGCGCTCGGCGCGCCGGTACCGCACGCTGCTCGACCGGGCCGAGCCGCGGCGCGACACCATCGACCCGATCGAGACCATCGATCAGACCGGCGCCCTCGCGGCTCTCGACCGGCTTACGGCGCGCGAGCGCAGCGTCATGGTCCTGACCGTCCTCGCCGGATTCACCGAGCGCGAGGCGGCCACGGCCCTGGGCGTTCCGGTCGGCACCGTCAAATCCCGACTCGCCCGAGCGAAAACACGGCTCCGCGGCGAACTCGCCCACCTGCAGGAGGCCTGA
- the rplM gene encoding 50S ribosomal protein L13, translated as MTRTFTPKAGEIQRDWLVIDATDVVLGRLASHAAALLRGKHKASFANHLDSGDFVIIVNADKVALTGNKREQKMAYRHSGYPGGLKAVTYTELLEKNPVRAVEKAVRGMLPKNSLGRAQLSKLKVYTGAEHPHAAQQPKTYTFDQVAQ; from the coding sequence GTGACGCGTACTTTCACTCCCAAGGCTGGCGAGATCCAGCGCGACTGGCTGGTCATCGACGCCACCGACGTCGTTCTCGGCCGCCTCGCCTCGCACGCCGCCGCCCTCCTGCGTGGCAAGCACAAGGCGAGCTTCGCCAACCACCTCGACTCCGGTGACTTCGTCATCATCGTCAACGCCGACAAGGTCGCCCTCACGGGCAACAAGCGCGAGCAGAAGATGGCCTACCGTCACTCGGGTTACCCGGGCGGTCTGAAGGCCGTCACCTACACCGAGCTTCTCGAGAAGAACCCGGTCCGCGCGGTGGAGAAGGCCGTTCGCGGCATGCTCCCCAAGAACAGCCTCGGCCGTGCCCAGCTGTCCAAGCTCAAGGTGTACACGGGTGCCGAGCACCCGCACGCCGCGCAGCAGCCTAAGACGTACACCTTCGACCAGGTCGCCCAGTAA